AGTCCAATGGCAGAGACCACCTTCAGGATGGTGTCAAAGTTTGGGCTGCGCTCTCCAGATAAGGCCTTGTAGAGGCTCTCCCTAGAAAGGCCTGAGTCTCTGGCCACCTGGGTCATGCCCTGTGCCCGAGCGATGTCGCCCAGGGCCTTGGAAATGAAGGCGGCATCTCCATCCGCCTCCTCGATGCAGGCTTCCAGGTAGGCCGCCATCTCCTCCGCAGTTCGTAGATGCTCGGCGACGTCGTAGGGGCTGGTCGGGGTTTTCATCAGGTCTCCTCCGTAAGGTTGGCTGCCAACAGAAGGGCTTCATCAATGTCCTTGGCTTGTGAGCTCTTATCTCCGCCAGCCAATAGGATGATCAAGGCGGTTCCCCTCTGTAGGAAGTAGACCCTGTATCCAGGGCCGCAGTCGATCCGCAACTCCGACACGCCGGCCCCAACGGGCTTGACGTCACCAGGATTGCCGCCGATGAGGCGCTCAATCCTGGCCAGAACCTTCGCCCGGGCTCTGAGATCACCCAGACAGACCCTCAAGCCATCGGACGAACCGCTCTGTCTGGCGGACTTCAAGCATGTGCCAACTGTAGCCGTCTGGCTACGGTCGCGCACCGCTGCCTCAGAACTCCCATGAGACTGGCGTTGACACTTATGATCATCGCTTAATCAGAACATCAAGTTATGGCATCCACGAAAGCTACCTGAAGACTGCTCGCTCGCCGCCTAGTGAGTCCATTGCCTCAAGAATGCAGTCAACTACCTGCCTGGGATCCTTATCTACTTCACTGACCCAAAAACGAAAGACAGGAACTCCGCTGGTAAGCATGGCTCGGTCAAGCAGACGATCTGTCTGGTATTTCATTTTGTATGCAGTATCCAGGAACATGCTCTCGATATCTTCCCTGGTGAGACTGGCTGGCTTTTGCCCTAGCTTCTGTAGTAATCGTTCTGCATTTCTTCTGGCCATCTTTGTGTCAATTAAATGGAAGGAGCTGTCAATCTCGATGGCAAGGGCTCTTCCCTTGTACAGAGCAATGAGATCGGGCCTCCGATGGCTTTGGAACGCTCTATTTGGTATGAGGATGCCTGGCTCGACGATAACCAGAAACCCCTTATCCAACAGCGCTTGACCAAGACTTTTCTGAAGACGGCTTACCTCTAGGCCATGAAGAGTGTGATCAGAACACTTCAACGCGGAGCCTGGTAGCCTATAGGGCTTTAGCAAGTTAAATATCTCTTCGTGAGTCCTTCCAGTTATCTCTTGAATCTCGGATGAATTCCTGGCATGAACCATCTCGAACACGAGGCTTGCTCTTGGGCCGCCCTCGTCCCAGTTCCAGCCGGCTTCTTCTATGATCTCATCCCTAAACTGATGCTGCCGAGAATAAGTCAGCATCTCATCTCGATTCCATACATCTAGGTGCCGGATTTCCTGCCATGCGATCTCAGCGAGAAGCTCCTTTGACTCATGCCTAAGCCTGGCAAAGCTTGATTCTGGAATCGAAAGAGGATAAGATGACTTATTTTTGATGGCTGACTTACCTGCCGACGAGTCCCGCTCCAAGGCAATGACTAGGCGTATCTTAATCTTTCTTGTGTCATATTCTTCAAAGGATTCAAGGCCGTAATCAAAGAAGGATACGCCTATGATCGAACCAGACTGAATAAGATTGAGATATTCAGAGTGCATTGACTGAAAGACGTCGTCTTCCTTTCTGAGAAGAAAGAGGGCAGTGTTCCATGCAAGCTTTAGCGCTTTGAGGCCTGCCTCGGATTTGAAGTAATCCTCGGTAGCATCCGATGGGTATATTTGCTTAAGGCGATCAACGTTGCCTAAATTCATGAGGTCGTTTACGCTCAGACTAGTTAGTCTATTCTAGAGGACAAGTCACGGCAAGCAAGGTCCGTTCAGCCAGCAGTGGCAAAGGTCTCTGCGACATCATCTAAACCAACAGGCTCCCTTGTATTGGCAATACTTGAAATTACTGCGCTAGAGACATAGTTCCTTGTGGCAGGCATTCTAAGTCGACCAGCGGGATTATACTGAGAATCCACTCAATTCCGAAATCACGTGGATGACCGGTTTGAGATTGGTGACAATGCAAGGGAAACACGTATAGGAGTAGTTCGGCACGACCAATGGACCTGGGAACAACAGCCAAAAGTCGAGCATCAAACGAGGGAGTAATCATTAGGTTTTTTCCGAGATTTATAGTGGGCGGCAATGATGCGCTCATTAAATGGTCTGACGGTTCTGAATCATGTCGAGTGGCAAGCACAGAGTATTTGACAAAGATACCCTCTCGGCAAGATAGCAAGTCTCAGCGAGGTGAAGATGGGCTGCAACGAAGCGATTCTGATAGTGCTAGCCTCAAGACATACTTCTCGCCCGGACAAAGGGGAATTGAGACAAGGGCACGAAGCCGTCGGATACATGACGGCATTCTTGGGGAGACTTCGATTAGATGGACTGGCCCAATTATCAAGTGGAAAGATGGCAGCACTCATATCGTCGTTCAGTGGGATAAGGTTGGCGGGTATTGGGACCCCCATAAAGAAGTATTGGCACACAAGGGAGACAATCCTCGGGTCGACGACTGTCGTGAATGCGACCCCGAGCTTCTACACCGACCAATGAAAGAATCACGACAGGATAAACAACATGCTTGGACGGCATGGAGGGACGAAAGCGGCTTTCTAGCTGCCAATGATGTAGGCGGCAACCACGCAAAAAGCATACGACTGAACTCTGCCCAAGAGCTCCGCGGATTTATCTCATTTCTTAAGAGCGTTGGCTTTGCCGAGCTCGCCTCATTTGATGACAATGCATGGCACTATACGCATGATGACAAACAACATCCAGAGGAAGACTTGTCAATCTGTATAACGGAAGATCAGATTGCACGGTGGGATGAATTTGATAGCTATGCATGCTGGTCTGGCGATCCAGGCTGGGACAATAATGAGTAGCCTGAATTCATGGAGAAGCATAGTTAGGGTATCTCTGGGCAACAGTAGATTATCGAGCGGATGAGGGCGCGGTTGCCGCGCTCGCTTGTGATTTGATGCGGCAGCCATTCCATCGGGCCTCAACCGCTGGTTTCCTCCCGTTCTTCGGTGGGTGTAGAGGCCCATTCAGGCCCTCCAGGCACACCACTCCACCGGCAGGTCGTCGCCGTCCAAAAGCCAATCGTGGTCACATGGATGTGCCTGCCGGCAACGCCCACGGTGATCTGTCCATACGCATCCAGTGGGCTATCGATACGCCAATGTGCCAGGCATCATTCAGCTTCCAGCAGCGTTGCGAAGGACCAACGTAGCCAAGGGCGATGCTGGGGTTGGCTCAGCCTTGCCAGGCCCCATCATGGTCGACAAATCCTTCGATGGCCGAATGGGCGGATCCTCATAAAACGCCCTTCAGACCTCTTTTGCAGCATAAGCGGGAAAGCCCCTGACGCAACATGACCAGACTTCAGTCTTGGACAGGTCTTTCTGATTCCCCTGCAGGCCCTTGGCGACTTAACCGGGTCCGTATAACACTGTTCAATGCGATGCAACTTGAGAGACTTCACTGCTCCCTCTGGCAACCTTGAATGTTGACCCCAATGGCCTTCAAGTGGCCTTGTTGGTCTGCAAACTTCTAGATATGACCTCCTCTTCCCACGCGATTACCTGGGCGATTGTCCAGAGATGCTCATTGCCACTTTGGCTGGAGGCTCCCTATGGCGGCCCGGCAATCTCCATCACATCGTGCTGATGATGGAGGAGATCACAAACTGCCCTGCCTGGAAACTCCCGAGCCTTCGAACCCCACAATCAGCGGTTCCGTGACTCGCACGAGCCTTTTCCCGCGGAGCACCCCGCAAGCGTCCGCACAGGCGTCCGTAGTTAACCTCAGCGAACGCGTGGAGTTCCACATCAGTGCTGCTGCGCCGGTGTTCGCATTCCTCCCCGTCAACGCGAGCGATGTGCCGGCTGGCATCGTCGCCCCGGTCTTCCACCAGCACGCCGTTGGGGGTGCTCCCCTTGAGCGGTTCCCAGGCGATGGCGAGGTGCACGTCTCACAGGGCCGCCAGGTAGCTGCAGCGTTGCAAGGCGCACCCGATCACCGCCCTTGGCGGCCGGCCGTCAGTCATTCGACCTGGGCAGCCCGCTTACCCCTTCAGCGGCAGTGGATCGGTCACCCAGCCGAGGCGGTCGCCCTCTGCGCTCGGCCGCGCCAGGCGCCAGCTCTGCCCCTTCTCACCGCGCAGCAGGTACAGCTCGAAGGGGCTGTCCACCCGGTAGGGATCGTTGGCGAGCCGCCAGTCGAACTGGCCGCTGAGGTGAAGCCCCTGGCGATCGCCGATGGGGACCTTCTCCTGATGGCTGACGCGCACCCGGCTCACCTGGGGCGCTCCGGGGGGATCGAGCGCGAGCGCCGACGCGATCGAGCGCTGGGTGAGGGCGATCTGCAGCTCCAGGGCATCGAGCAGCACCTGCTGCGACGGCTGGCCCACCCCCTGGCAGCCGCTGAGCGCCAGCAGCAGCCCGAGCGCCAGGGCGATCAGGCAGGCGCCCAGCGGTGGCAGCGCAGACCGCCCACTGGCGGAGAGAAGGGGACCGGGCAGCATGGGGGCGCCTCAAGATGTGCCCATGATCGGCTGGCTGCAGGGCGCTGTGGCGGAACGGTGGCAGCAGGGACACCGCTGCGGCCTGCTGCTCTGCTGCCAGGGGGTGGGCTACGAGGTGCAGCTCACCCGCCGCCACTGGGAACGGCTGCCGGTTGAAGGCGCCGTGCTCACCCTGCACATCCATCAGTCGATCCGCGAAGACGGCTGGACCCTGTTCGGTTTCGGCGGGCGGCAGGAGCGGGACCTGTTCCGCTTGCTGGTGGCCGTCAGCGGCGTGGGCCCCCAGCTGGCACTGGCCCTGCTGGGCGCCCATCCGCCCGAGGAGCTGGTGCGCGCGATCGTGCAGGCGGATCTGCGCAAGCTCTGCCAGGCGCCGGGCGTGGGCAAGCGCACCGCCGAGCGCCTGGCGGTGGAGCTGCGCGGCAAGCTGGCCGAGAGCGACGGCGGGGCGGCCGCGCTGGCTGGCGGGGCCTTCGGCCTCGATGACGCCGGCGTTGACGGCGGCACCACCCCCCTGGCCGCCACCCGCGACGAGGTGCAGATCACGCTGGAGGCGCTCGGCTACGCGCCGCTGGAGATCAACCGGGCGCTGCACGCCGTAGGACGCGGCGGCCTGGAGCCGGCCGAAGGCCCCGATGCCTGGCTGCGCGAAAGCCTGCGCTGGCTGGCCCAGCAGGCCGCCTGACTCCCTCCGGCCCAGGGGGCGCCCACGGGGCGGTAAGTTGTCTGTTTGCACCGTCAGGGCCCGACGCCGGCATGCCGCTCGACACCACCAAGAAACAGGAACTGATCAACAGCCACCAAACCCACGGCACCGATACCGGTTCCGTCGAGGTGCAGGTGGCGATGCTGAGCGAGCGGGTCTCCCAGCTCACCGGTCACCTGCAACAGAACAAGCACGATTTCTCCTCCCGCCAGGGTCTGCTGAAGATGATCGGGCGCCGCAAGCGCCTGCTCGGCTATCTCCGCGCCCAGAGCGAAGATCGCTACGCCCAGCTGATCGCCAAGCTCGGCATCCGGGGCTGAGCGGATCCATGGCGGCCAAGCGCAAGCCCCGCCCGAAGGCTTCCGGTCTTGCCCCCTCTGCCACGGCGGGAGCGGGCAAATCTGGCGGCGGCGCTGCCGCCAAGGCCAGTGGGGCGAAAGTGATTCCGCCTGCTGTGGCCAACCGCATGGCACGCCGCATCGCCCTGGCCACGGGGGTTCCCTCCGTGCTGGGCATGTCCGCGTTCGTGGTCAGCTACCTGCTGGTGAGCCGCAACATCTACGACGTCCCCCCGGTGCTTACCCTCGCGGTGTCCGGTGGCCTGTTCCTGCTGGGTGTGCTGGGGCTCAGCTATGGCGTGCTCTCGGCCAGCTGGGAAGAAGCGGCCGGCAGCCTGTTGGGCTTCGAGCAGATCGGTGTCAACATCAGCCGCGTGCGTGCCTCCATCCGGGCGATGCGCCAGGGCAGCAACGCGCCCGGCTGACTCACCGCCACTTCAGCGGTGCTCCTGAAAGTGCTGCAGATCTGCCCTGGAATGAATCCATGCTGGCCCGTTCATGGTGCGTTCGTGGCCGCTTGGGGGAGCGCTGGCTAGCTGTTGGGGGTGCCCATGCAGACCTAGCCAATGAAACGAATGGATCGGAGGTTCCCGATTTCCCTGATTCTCGCCATGGTCGTGATGATCGCCTCTTGCGTGTTTCAGCCCCCTGCAATGGCCTCGACCAGCTTCGTGACCACCACCCCCTTTGCCGCCAGAATCATGTCCAAAGATCTCTCCGCCTCCGCCAAGCAAGCGGAAGGCCGGCTTGAAGCTGCCCACGGCGAACTCACCGGAGACACCGGCGAAAAGCTCAAAGGGCAGGCCAAACAGGTGCAGGCTGCAGCGATGCAGGCCGGCTCCGACCTCAAACAGGGCGTGAAGTCGACCGCTAACAAGGTGAGCGACGCCACCTCCAAGGCCGCCGACAAGATCAAATGATCCCTGCCAGGTGCTCACAGGCGTGATGCTCCCAGGTTGATGGGCTTCATTCACCCTGTGGCCTCCCGGCAGGATTGAAGCAGGGTGTGCTCCGCTCCGCCTGATGGTGGTGCGGGGTTTCCCTTGAAGCACTGCCACTGCGAAACACTGCCACTGAGGCTTTTGCATGGAACAGTGGTTCTCGCGTGGCGCGTTGAAGCACCGGGTCTATTCTTCCGCCCGCCCGATCAAGGCGTCCTTCCATGTCGCCTGACCAGGCGCACGGATTCAAGGAACATGCCTCTCTTTCGCTAGTTCTTGCCAGCTTTTATCGACGTTAACGACAATTGAGTTCTTCAGGAGAACCTCCCATGCTGGAAACCGTGGCCGTCGTGCTGCTTGTGTTGTGGCTGCTGGGTCTTGTCAGTTCGTTCACCCTGGGTGGGCTGATTCATCTGTTTCTCGTTGTGGCTGTTGTCATTCTTGTGCTGCGGCTGCTTCAACGGACGAGGGTCTGATCGCACCCCGATCCCTTGTTGCAAGGCGTATCCCATTGCTTCTGGCCCCATGATCCATCTGCTTGCACCCTTCAGGCTTCAGCTGGCCGTGGCATTGGCTTTGCCTGTCGTGGTGCCGGCGCTGCCGGTGGCGGTCAGCGCGCAGAGCCTTGATGCCCGCAACCTGGCCATGCACTTCTGCCAGCTTGCCGTGAGCGATGAAGTGCGGCGTTCGGGTCAGAATGTGCCGGAAGGCTTGACGCAATCCACCTGCCAATGCTTTCTCAGGCAGTTTGATTTCAACAGCAACCTCAAGGCGGCTGAACGCACCTGCCGGCAGGAAACGTTGCGCAGATACGGGCTCTGATGGCGCCCGCGCCACTGCTCCATCTGAGCAATCCAGAGGGGCCCATCGGCATCAGCCAGGCCTCAGGCCAGCTGCAGGGGTGAGTGCAGCCGGGCGGTGAAGGCGGCGGCGTGGAGTGTGTCCACGGCGGCCGCGCCGTCGCGTACGCAGAACTGGTGGCCGAAACGCACGTAGCGGGTCTGGTCGTGCAGCTTCACCAGCGCCACCACCGGCACCCGCACCCCCGCTTCGTCCTGCTCCGGCCGGTGCCGCACCAGGCATTCGCGCAGCTGATGCTGCACGGCGATGTCGGCGGCCTGCTCGGCCTCCAGCTCCACCAGCAGCAGCTGCAGATCATCGATGGCGCGGCAATCGTCCACGATCAGCTGCACGCGGTCGTCGCGGCGATCCACCGACGCCCAGATCAGCAGCCGTGCATCCACCATCAGGTGATCGCAGAGCCGGGCGAAGGTTTTCGGAAACACCACCGCTTCGGCGGTGCCGGTGAGGTCTTCGATCTGCAGCACCGCCATGCGATCACCTTTGCGGGTGGTGACATTGCGGATCTCCGGCACCATCGCCACCACACTCACGCGCGCCTTGTCGGCCTGCTCCTCGAGCGTGGCCAGGCCGATCGGTGAGAGCAGCCGGATCGGCTGCGCGAGTTGCCGCAGCGGGTGATCGGAGAGATAGAAGCCCACCAGCTCTTTCTCCAGCCGCAACTTTTCCTTCGGCGGATAGTCGGCCACAGGGGCGGCTTTCGGCGCCATGCTGTGATCAGCGCCCCCAGCGGCAGGCGGGGCGGCGAACAGATCGAACAGGTTGCCCTGGCCGCTGGCGCGGTCGCGGGCGCGCGAGCCTGCCCAATCCAGCACCAGATCGAGATCCGCCATCAGCTGGGCGCGGTTGGCGTTGGGCTCCAGCGCATCGAGGGCGCCGCAGTGGATCAGCGATTCGAGCGCCCGCCTGTTCATCAGGTTGGTGGGGATGCGATCGCAGAGATCAGCGAGAGAGGCAAAGGGCCCCTCAGCCTGGCGGGCCTCCAGCAGCTGACGGATGGCGCCATCGCCGAGGTTGCGCACCGCCGAGAGCCCGAACAGGATGCGATCGCCGGTGGGGGTGAAGTCGATGCCCGAGGCATTCACATCGGGCGGCATCACCTCGATGCCCATGGATTGGCAGTTGGCGATGTAACGCTGCACCTTGTCGGTGCTGCTGGCGTTGACGGTGAGCAGGGCGGCCATGTAGGCCACCGGATAATGCGCCTTGAGATAGGCGGTTTGATACGTCACCGCCCCGTAGGCGGTGGAGTGGCTCTTGTTGAAGCAGTATTCGGCGAACAGCACCATCTGCTCGAACAGCTTTTCCGCCACCGCACTGTTCACACCGCGGGCCGTGGCCCCTTCCACGAACTGGCTGCTGTGCTTCTGCATCTCCGACACCTTCTTCTTGCCCATGGCGCGGCGCAGCAGATCCGCTTCCCCCAGCGAATAGCCGGCCAGATCCTGCGCGATCCGCATGATCTGCTCCTGATACACCATGATTCCGTAGGTTTCCTTCAGGATCGGCTCCAGGGCCGGGCAGGCGAAATCGATCGCTTCGCGGCCGTGCTTGCGGTTGATGAATTTGGGGATCAGGCCGGCATCCAGCGGGCCGGGGCGGTAGAGCGCCAGGATCGAGGAGATGTCTTCCAGGGAAGAGGGTTTGAGATCGCGCACGATCTGACGCATGCCGCTGGATTCCAGCTGAAAGATGCCTTCCAGATCACCGCGGGCCAGCAGTTCATAGGTGCCGGGGTCATTGGCCGGCAGGGCATCGGGGTCGATGCGTTCACCGCTGCCCCGCTCCACCAGATCCACCGTCTTTTCGATCATGGTGAGGTTCTTGAGGCCGAGGAAGTCCATCTTCAGCAGCCCCATCGCCTCCACATCTTCCATGAAGTACTGGGTGATCACCTGGCCATCGTTGTTGCGCTGCAGCGGCACCAGCGAATCAAGCGGTTCGGCGGCGATCACCACACCGGCGGCATGCACACCGAAGGTTTTGTTGGTGCCTTCGATGCGGCGGGCCATGTCCACCCAGCGGCGCACATTGGCGTCGTTTTCATACTTTTCGCGGAACTCCGGCGCCGGTGACTCCGGCCCGATCATCTCGGCGAGCTTGGCCGGTTTGCCCCTCACCACCGGAATCAACTTGGCCAGCCGGTCGGCATCGCCGTAGGGGATGTCGAGCACGCGCGCCACATCCTTCAGCACCGCCTTGGAGGTCATGCGGTTGAAGGTGATGATCTGCGCCACCTTGTCGTCGCCATAGCGCCGGGTGACGTACTCGATCACCTCGCCGCGCCGCTCGATGCAGAAGTCGGTGTCGATGTCCGGCATCGACTTGCGTTCGGGGTTGAGGAAGCGCTCAAACAGCAAGCCGTGCTCCACCGGATCGAGCGCCGTGATGCCAAGCGCATAGGCCACCAGCGAGCCGGCCGCCGAGCCCCGGCCCGGACCCACCGGGATGCCCTGCTCACGGGCGTAGCGGATGTAATCCCACACCACCAGGAAGTAGGTGGGGAAGCCCATCTGCTCCATCACCTGCAGCTCGAAGGCCAGCCGCTCGCCATAGAGCGCCGTGAACGGCTCGGCGGCCGAGAGCCCCAGCCGCTGGCGCAGCCCCTGCTCACTCACCTCGCGCAGATAGCTCACTGCCGTGTGGCCATCGGGGATCGGAAAGCACGGCATCTGCTGCCGGCCGAGGATGTCGTAGGCCTCCACCTTCTCGGCCACCACGGCGGTGTTGGCGATGGCGCGGGCCACCACGGCGGCATCGAGATGATCGGCGAACAGGCGGCCCATTTCCGCCTCGCTCTTGATGTATTCCGTGCCGGTGTACCGCAGGCGCTTCTCATCGGTCACCAGCTTGCCGGTGAGCACGCAGAGCAGGGCGTCGTGCGCTTCCACATCGCCGCTGGTGAGGTAGTGGGCATCGTTGGTGGCGATCAGCTCGATGCCGAGTTCGGCAGCGATGCGCACGATCTCCACATTCACGATCCGGTCTTCCGGGGAGCCGTGATCCTGGATTTCCAGGTAGAAATCCTCCCCGAACAGCTCCTGATACCAACGGGCCACATCCCGCGCCACATCCGGGCGGCCGCGCAGAATCGCCTGGGGGATCTCACCGCCGAGGCAGGCGGTGGCCACAATCAGCCCTTCGCTGTACTGCTGCAGCAATTGTTTGTCGATGCAGGCGCGCGCAAAGATGCCGCGGCCGCGCATGCCGCGCAGGTGGCTGATGCTGGTGAGCTTCACCAGGTTGCGGTAGCCGGTGTCGTTCTTGGCGAGCACCACCAGGTGGTAGCGGCGTTCTTTCTTCGGCTGCGGATCCTCGATCGAGCCGTTGATCACATACATCTCATTGCCGATGATCGGCTTGATGCCGGCCTTGCGGCACAGCTTCAGCAGTTCGATCGCGCCATACATCACGCCGTGGTCGGTGAGGGCGAGGGCCGGCATGCCCAGCTCCACCGCGCGCTCCACCATCTGCGGCAACTGGCTGGCCCCGTCCAGCAGGCTGTAGTCGCTGTGGTTGTGGAGCGGAACGAAAGCCAAGGGCGTGCGGTGGCTGAACCACTACGGGGTGTGCTCACCCTACGGGCACACCACTAGATCTGGCGTTCAGTTCCCGGTTACGGCATCGCCTGCTCAGGCCACCAGGGCCGCCTCAGGCCGGCTGTCCATCACCCGCGCCGCCTGTTCGTAGTGGTGAGCCACCTGCAGCAGGCGCGGCTCCTCCAGCACGCCGGTGATCAGCTGCAGACCGATCGGCAGGCCGTCGGCGTCGAAGCCGCAGGGCAAGGAGATCGCCGGCAGGCCCGCCATGTTGGCCGGAATCGTGAGCAGGTCGGCCAGGTACATCGCCAACGGGTCGTCGGCGTGGGCGCCGAAGCGGAAGGCGGTGGTGGGTGAGGTGGGGGTGAGCAGCACGTCCACCTGGCCGAAGGCGGCGTCGAAGTCGCGGCGGATCAGGGTGCGCACCTGCTGGGCCTTCTTGTAAAAGGCATCCACGTAGCCGGCGGAGAGGGCGTAGGTGCCGATCAGGATGCGGCGCTGCACCTCGTCGCCGAAGCCTTCGGCGCGGCTGCGGGCGGTCATCTCCGCCAGGCTGCCGGCCTGCTCGGAGCGGAAGCCGTACTTCACACCGTCGTAGCGGGCCAGGTTCGCCGACGCCTCTGACGGGGCGATCACGTAATAGGTGGCGATGCCGTCGTTGAAGCGGGGGCAGCTCACCTCCACCAGCTCGCAGCCGAGGGCCTCCAGCTGCGCGGCGGCCGCCAGCACCGACGCCTTCACCTGGGGATCCAGCCCCTCCTGTTCAAAGCATTCGCGCACGAGACCCACGCGCAGTCCGGCGATGGGTTGCCGCAGCGCGTCCCGGTAATCCGGCACGGGGGCCTGCAGGCAGGTGCCATCGCGGGGGTCGGCGCCGGCGATCACCTGCAGCAGCTCAGCGGCATCGGCCACGCTGGTGCTGAACGGGCCCACCTGATCGAGCGAGCTGGCGAAGGCCACCAGCCCCCAGCGGCTCACCCGGCCGTAGGTGGGCTTGAGCCCCACCACGCCGCAGAAAGCAGCGGGCTGGCGGATCGAGCCGCCGGTGTCGGAGCCGAGGGCCGCCATCGCTTCACCGGCGGCCACCGCCGCCGCGCTGCCGCCGGAGCTGCCGCCCGGCACCCGTTCCGGGTCCCAGGGGTTGCGGCTCGGGCCGAAGGCGGAGGTTTCGGTCGAGCTGCCCATGGCGAACTCGTCGAGGTTCGTTTTGCCCAGCAACACCGCGCCGGCCTGCCACAGCCGCTCGGTGACGGTGGATTCGTACGGCGGCACGAAGTGCTCCAGCATGCGGCTGGAGCAGGTGGTGGCGATGCCCTTGGTGCAGAGGTTGTCCTTGATCGCCAGCGGAATGCCGGCCAGCGGCGGCAGCGTCTCACCGGCGGCACGGGCGGCGTCGATGCGATCGGCATCGGCGCGGGCACGATCCGCCGTCACCTCCAGGTAGGCATGCACGGTGGGATCCACCGCGTCGATGCGGGCCAGGTGGTGATCGGTGAGCTCACGGGCAGACACGTCTCCGCTCTGCAGCCGCTCACGCCATTCGGCGATCCCCATCCCAAGCCCATCGTTGCTGGTGGGACGCTATCAGCCGGGCTCCTGGACGTCGGTGAGGGGTTCGCCCCGGTGGGTGCGGAGGATTTCGTGGCTGAGCCCGCCGGGCGCCTCTGCCTGAAGATCGGCGAGAAAGTGCTCCAGCTCCACTTCCAGCTCCTGGCGCCGCATGAACGGGCCGAACCAATAGATGACGTTGGGATCGTGGGTTTCCACCCGCGCCCACCATGCCATCCCCAGACCGTTCGCCAGGCTGCGCAAAGGCCGGATCAGGGCGTCCATTCAGGCTTTTCGTACCGACCCATTGTGCCCTCGCATGGGGCCGTCCATAGCCGTTTTTCCCGAATGGTGTGCACCGTCGGACTCAGAGCTGGATGTCCCCCTGAAAGCCCGTGGGGCTGGCCGGCGAGAGCTCCAGGGTGAGCTCCAGAGGCGCTGAGGGGGCTGCCGGGGGTGCCGTGCCAGCGGCCGCCTCGCTGGTGCTCTCAGGCGGCGGGGGAGCGGCTGACTCCGTTGCTTCTGCTTGCCCCACCGGTTCCGGTTCGACGCCGGTGAGGAACTCCTCAGCAGCCGCTGCCTCCTCCTGCAGCTCCTCATCCAGGAGCCTCTCCCCACTCACGGAACGTTCCCGATCGGCGAGCGCCTCTGCATCGGCTGTGAAGTCCCCATCAGCGAGCTGCTCGGCAACGGCGCGCTGCTCTTCAACGACGAGAACGTCCGCATCAACCAACAGCTCTTCAACCACAAGGCCCCCCCCCTCAACGGCGAGGAGCTCCTCAGCAGCGACGAGGAGCTCCTCCGCAACGGCCAGCAGCCCAGCAACAGGCTGCTTGTCTTCAAGGGCCAGCCGCTCCTCATCGGCCGAAAACACAGCGTCCGGGTCGTCAGCAACGGCTGCCGAATGGTCAACCGCCGCTGCGGCCTCTGCTCCTACGTTGGCTGCCGCTGGCGCGGCTGCGCTGGTGCTGGCTGCCGCCTTGCTCGGCAGCTGCGGACGCACGATGCGTGGAGCCGGGGCATTGCCGGTGATCGCCTGCATCCAGCCGCGGCGGGCTACCTCATAGAGCAGCAGGGCCGTGGCCACCGAGGCGTTCAGGCTGGGCGTGGCGCCCCGCAGCGGAATGCGGATGAGCTGGTCGCAGTGCTTGCGGGTGAGCATCGAAAGCCCCTGGCTCTCCGAGCCGGTGACCACCACCAGCGGGCCGTCGAGATCG
The sequence above is a segment of the Synechococcus sp. MW101C3 genome. Coding sequences within it:
- a CDS encoding DNA polymerase III subunit alpha; this encodes MAFVPLHNHSDYSLLDGASQLPQMVERAVELGMPALALTDHGVMYGAIELLKLCRKAGIKPIIGNEMYVINGSIEDPQPKKERRYHLVVLAKNDTGYRNLVKLTSISHLRGMRGRGIFARACIDKQLLQQYSEGLIVATACLGGEIPQAILRGRPDVARDVARWYQELFGEDFYLEIQDHGSPEDRIVNVEIVRIAAELGIELIATNDAHYLTSGDVEAHDALLCVLTGKLVTDEKRLRYTGTEYIKSEAEMGRLFADHLDAAVVARAIANTAVVAEKVEAYDILGRQQMPCFPIPDGHTAVSYLREVSEQGLRQRLGLSAAEPFTALYGERLAFELQVMEQMGFPTYFLVVWDYIRYAREQGIPVGPGRGSAAGSLVAYALGITALDPVEHGLLFERFLNPERKSMPDIDTDFCIERRGEVIEYVTRRYGDDKVAQIITFNRMTSKAVLKDVARVLDIPYGDADRLAKLIPVVRGKPAKLAEMIGPESPAPEFREKYENDANVRRWVDMARRIEGTNKTFGVHAAGVVIAAEPLDSLVPLQRNNDGQVITQYFMEDVEAMGLLKMDFLGLKNLTMIEKTVDLVERGSGERIDPDALPANDPGTYELLARGDLEGIFQLESSGMRQIVRDLKPSSLEDISSILALYRPGPLDAGLIPKFINRKHGREAIDFACPALEPILKETYGIMVYQEQIMRIAQDLAGYSLGEADLLRRAMGKKKVSEMQKHSSQFVEGATARGVNSAVAEKLFEQMVLFAEYCFNKSHSTAYGAVTYQTAYLKAHYPVAYMAALLTVNASSTDKVQRYIANCQSMGIEVMPPDVNASGIDFTPTGDRILFGLSAVRNLGDGAIRQLLEARQAEGPFASLADLCDRIPTNLMNRRALESLIHCGALDALEPNANRAQLMADLDLVLDWAGSRARDRASGQGNLFDLFAAPPAAGGADHSMAPKAAPVADYPPKEKLRLEKELVGFYLSDHPLRQLAQPIRLLSPIGLATLEEQADKARVSVVAMVPEIRNVTTRKGDRMAVLQIEDLTGTAEAVVFPKTFARLCDHLMVDARLLIWASVDRRDDRVQLIVDDCRAIDDLQLLLVELEAEQAADIAVQHQLRECLVRHRPEQDEAGVRVPVVALVKLHDQTRYVRFGHQFCVRDGAAAVDTLHAAAFTARLHSPLQLA
- the gatA gene encoding Asp-tRNA(Asn)/Glu-tRNA(Gln) amidotransferase subunit GatA; this translates as MGIAEWRERLQSGDVSARELTDHHLARIDAVDPTVHAYLEVTADRARADADRIDAARAAGETLPPLAGIPLAIKDNLCTKGIATTCSSRMLEHFVPPYESTVTERLWQAGAVLLGKTNLDEFAMGSSTETSAFGPSRNPWDPERVPGGSSGGSAAAVAAGEAMAALGSDTGGSIRQPAAFCGVVGLKPTYGRVSRWGLVAFASSLDQVGPFSTSVADAAELLQVIAGADPRDGTCLQAPVPDYRDALRQPIAGLRVGLVRECFEQEGLDPQVKASVLAAAAQLEALGCELVEVSCPRFNDGIATYYVIAPSEASANLARYDGVKYGFRSEQAGSLAEMTARSRAEGFGDEVQRRILIGTYALSAGYVDAFYKKAQQVRTLIRRDFDAAFGQVDVLLTPTSPTTAFRFGAHADDPLAMYLADLLTIPANMAGLPAISLPCGFDADGLPIGLQLITGVLEEPRLLQVAHHYEQAARVMDSRPEAALVA
- a CDS encoding DUF1816 domain-containing protein translates to MDALIRPLRSLANGLGMAWWARVETHDPNVIYWFGPFMRRQELEVELEHFLADLQAEAPGGLSHEILRTHRGEPLTDVQEPG